In a single window of the Nocardioides massiliensis genome:
- a CDS encoding DUF2505 domain-containing protein: MKFREELTYDADVARVRAMLAEEDFRAQVCDAQHVLARTVSITPHGDGAGMQVRVEQQQPADKIPAFAQKIVGRTIDIVQEETWHDATSADLLVTIPGKPGRLSGTIRLEETASGTREVVEGDVKVSIPVVGGKLEKLIGQLLGSALRAENRVGRAWLAGS, from the coding sequence ATGAAGTTCCGTGAGGAGCTGACCTACGACGCCGACGTCGCCCGGGTGCGGGCGATGCTCGCCGAGGAGGACTTCCGCGCTCAGGTCTGCGACGCCCAGCACGTGTTGGCCCGCACCGTGTCGATCACCCCTCACGGAGACGGCGCGGGCATGCAGGTGCGGGTCGAGCAGCAGCAGCCGGCCGACAAGATCCCCGCCTTCGCGCAGAAGATCGTCGGCCGCACCATCGACATCGTCCAGGAGGAGACCTGGCACGACGCCACCTCCGCCGACCTGCTCGTCACGATCCCCGGCAAGCCCGGCCGGCTCAGCGGCACCATCCGGCTCGAGGAGACGGCGTCGGGCACCCGCGAGGTCGTCGAGGGCGACGTCAAGGTCTCGATCCCCGTCGTCGGCGGCAAGCTGGAGAAGCTCATCGGGCAGCTCCTGGGCTCCGCCCTGCGCGCCGAGAACCGCGTCGGCCGGGCCTGGCTCGCCGGTTCCTGA
- the pruA gene encoding L-glutamate gamma-semialdehyde dehydrogenase yields MDGRTRTPAPLNEPNLDYAPGSPERAALEAEIARLEATEHDFTATIGGERRSGRGAEIAVVQPHDHQHVLGTLRNSTKADARAAIAAAADAAPAWRDLPFDERAAVFLRAADLLAGPWRQRLNAATVLGQSKTAWQAEIDAACELIDFWRFNVHFAHELLQIQPVANARGVWNRLDHRPLEGFVYAVTPFNFTAIAGNLPTAPALMGNTVLWKPSPTQQLAAHLTMQLLEEAGLPPGVINLLPGDGLEVSEVALAHPDLAGIHFTGSTPTFQHLWRTVGDNIASYRTYPRVVGETGGKDFVLAHPSADPDVLKVALIRGAFEYQGQKCSAASRAYVPRSLWKGMRDDFLAEVESLSMGDPRDLSHFMGAVIDDRAFAKHRKAIARVKRSKTLSLVAGGQTDDSVGWFVRPTVVEGTDPGDAMFSTEYFGPILVVHVYDDRDYDTVVGQLEAVAPYALTGAVIARDRHAIAEASHRLRFAAGNFYVNDKPTGAVVGQQPFGGGRASGTNDKAGAPQNLLRWVSPRSIKETFVPPTTHRYPHMG; encoded by the coding sequence ATGGACGGACGCACGCGCACCCCGGCCCCGCTCAACGAGCCGAACCTCGACTACGCGCCGGGGAGTCCGGAGCGCGCCGCGCTGGAGGCCGAGATCGCGCGGCTGGAGGCGACCGAGCACGACTTCACCGCCACGATCGGCGGGGAGCGGCGCTCCGGCCGCGGTGCGGAGATCGCCGTGGTGCAGCCGCACGACCACCAGCACGTGCTCGGCACGCTGCGCAACAGCACCAAGGCCGACGCCCGCGCCGCGATCGCCGCGGCCGCCGACGCCGCGCCGGCGTGGCGGGACCTGCCCTTCGACGAGCGCGCCGCGGTGTTCCTGCGGGCAGCGGACCTGCTCGCCGGGCCGTGGCGCCAGCGGCTCAACGCCGCCACCGTGCTCGGGCAGTCGAAGACCGCCTGGCAGGCCGAGATCGACGCGGCCTGCGAGCTGATCGACTTCTGGCGCTTCAACGTCCACTTCGCCCACGAGCTCCTGCAGATCCAGCCCGTCGCCAACGCCCGCGGCGTGTGGAACCGCCTCGACCACCGGCCGCTCGAGGGGTTCGTCTATGCGGTCACCCCGTTCAACTTCACCGCGATCGCCGGCAACCTCCCGACGGCGCCCGCGCTGATGGGCAACACCGTGCTGTGGAAGCCCTCGCCGACCCAGCAGCTGGCGGCGCACCTCACGATGCAGCTGCTCGAGGAGGCGGGACTCCCGCCCGGTGTCATCAACCTGCTCCCCGGCGACGGGTTGGAGGTCTCCGAGGTCGCGCTCGCCCACCCCGACCTCGCCGGCATCCACTTCACCGGGTCCACGCCGACCTTCCAGCACCTGTGGCGCACGGTCGGCGACAACATCGCGTCGTACCGCACCTACCCGCGCGTCGTGGGCGAGACCGGCGGCAAGGACTTCGTGCTCGCCCACCCGTCCGCGGATCCCGACGTGCTGAAGGTGGCGCTCATCCGCGGGGCGTTCGAGTACCAGGGCCAGAAGTGCTCCGCCGCCTCCCGGGCCTACGTCCCGCGGTCGTTGTGGAAGGGCATGCGCGACGACTTCCTCGCCGAGGTCGAGTCGCTGAGCATGGGCGACCCGCGGGACCTCTCGCACTTCATGGGTGCCGTCATCGACGACCGCGCGTTCGCCAAGCACCGCAAGGCGATCGCGCGCGTCAAGCGATCCAAGACGCTGAGCCTCGTGGCCGGCGGGCAGACCGACGACTCCGTCGGGTGGTTCGTCCGCCCGACCGTCGTGGAGGGCACCGACCCCGGAGACGCCATGTTCTCCACCGAGTACTTCGGGCCGATCCTCGTCGTCCACGTGTACGACGACCGCGACTACGACACCGTCGTCGGCCAGCTCGAGGCGGTGGCGCCGTACGCCCTGACCGGTGCGGTGATCGCCCGGGACCGGCACGCGATCGCCGAGGCGAGCCACCGGCTGCGCTTCGCCGCCGGCAACTTCTACGTCAACGACAAGCCGACCGGTGCCGTGGTGGGCCAGCAGCCCTTCGGTGGCGGCCGGGCGTCGGGCACCAACGACAAGGCGGGCGCGCCGCAGAACCTGCTGCGCTGGGTGTCACCGCGCTCGATCAAGGAGACGTTCGTGCCGCCGACGACCCACCGCTACCCGCACATGGGCTGA
- a CDS encoding DUF6912 family protein, whose amino-acid sequence MTTRVFVPLTRGDLQVLARDGVLPLPAGGVRAAHASTSALQASWPDGDEEEWEYAALLTAAQESLELVAAAGEDAASARRRVAVLDVAATVASPDPEAPETGVGLPEPLRLDDVDAWHVDDDEAVATVAAAVTAIRQGAGDDDLIVRLEACLDHDLGWYAPQELDQLL is encoded by the coding sequence ATGACCACGCGCGTGTTCGTTCCCCTGACCCGGGGCGACCTCCAGGTCCTCGCCCGTGACGGGGTGCTGCCGCTGCCGGCCGGTGGGGTGCGTGCGGCGCACGCGTCGACCTCCGCGCTGCAGGCGTCCTGGCCCGACGGGGACGAGGAGGAGTGGGAGTACGCCGCCCTGCTCACCGCTGCCCAGGAGTCGCTGGAGCTGGTCGCCGCTGCGGGGGAGGACGCGGCGTCCGCCCGTCGGCGGGTCGCGGTGCTCGATGTCGCGGCCACGGTCGCCTCGCCCGACCCGGAGGCGCCGGAGACGGGCGTGGGGCTCCCCGAGCCGTTGCGCCTCGACGACGTCGACGCGTGGCACGTGGACGACGACGAGGCGGTCGCGACGGTCGCTGCCGCGGTCACGGCGATCCGGCAGGGCGCCGGCGACGACGATCTCATCGTGCGGCTCGAGGCCTGCCTCGACCACGACCTCGGGTGGTACGCCCCCCAGGAGCTCGACCAGCTGCTCTGA
- a CDS encoding WS/DGAT/MGAT family O-acyltransferase gives MPERLRPNDVTFLGEETAHAPLHNATLEIFDALDEAGEQRFGYEALVSLIADRIDFVPRYRQRIRQVPGRLAMPVWVDEDDFDLGYHVRRSALPRPGSMEQLWELVARIMSRRLDPQRPLWELYVVEGLEGDRVALLSKSHQALVDGISTVDLLQVLLDTDPDPRDVPCQHWEPEREPSSSALLVEALRDSVRRPRVVLDGVRVNAEAVGRTARGALAMLGELSGAARRPHPETPLAAELSAQRRVLTVKTDFAAHRAVKEFHHASINDVVLATVTGALRAWLMTRGEAVNAGRSLRAMVPMSVIDDEAEPTSLGSQVAGHLLDLPVGEASPVVRLHQVSYAFRAHKDTGRAVSADKIAGVSGFAPTTFHALGSRVAVEHRRRNYDLVVTHVPGPQFPLYAAGARMVETYPVPPLLPGRALAIGVTSYDGLVSYGITADRDAIWDIEVLGQCITEALEELVDSASETRQRAPRGRARPGAKEKS, from the coding sequence ATGCCCGAGCGCCTGCGCCCCAACGACGTGACGTTCCTCGGTGAGGAGACCGCGCACGCGCCGCTGCACAACGCGACGCTGGAGATCTTCGACGCCCTGGACGAGGCCGGGGAGCAGCGGTTCGGCTACGAGGCGCTCGTGTCGCTGATCGCCGACCGCATCGACTTCGTCCCCCGCTACCGCCAGCGCATCCGGCAGGTTCCTGGCCGGCTGGCGATGCCGGTCTGGGTCGACGAGGACGACTTCGACCTCGGCTACCACGTCCGCCGCTCGGCGCTGCCGCGGCCGGGCTCGATGGAGCAGCTGTGGGAGCTGGTGGCCCGGATCATGTCGCGGCGGCTGGACCCCCAGCGTCCGCTGTGGGAGCTCTACGTCGTCGAGGGGCTCGAGGGCGACCGGGTCGCGCTGCTGTCGAAGTCGCACCAGGCGCTGGTCGACGGGATCTCGACCGTCGACCTGCTGCAGGTGCTCCTCGACACCGATCCCGACCCGCGCGACGTGCCCTGCCAGCACTGGGAGCCCGAGCGCGAGCCGAGCAGCTCGGCGCTGTTGGTCGAGGCGCTGCGCGACTCGGTGCGCCGCCCCCGGGTGGTGCTCGACGGGGTGCGGGTCAACGCCGAGGCCGTGGGCCGCACCGCTCGCGGCGCGCTGGCCATGCTGGGGGAGCTCAGCGGCGCCGCGCGCCGGCCGCACCCGGAGACGCCGCTCGCCGCGGAGCTCTCCGCCCAGCGTCGGGTCCTGACGGTGAAGACCGACTTCGCCGCCCACCGGGCGGTCAAGGAGTTCCACCACGCGTCGATCAACGACGTCGTGCTCGCGACCGTGACCGGTGCGCTGCGGGCGTGGCTGATGACGCGAGGCGAGGCGGTCAACGCGGGGCGCTCGCTGCGGGCGATGGTGCCGATGAGCGTCATCGACGACGAGGCCGAGCCGACGTCCCTGGGCAGCCAGGTCGCCGGGCACCTGCTCGACCTGCCGGTCGGCGAGGCCAGCCCGGTGGTCCGGCTGCACCAGGTCTCCTATGCGTTCCGCGCCCACAAGGACACCGGCCGTGCGGTCAGCGCCGACAAGATCGCCGGGGTGTCCGGGTTCGCCCCCACGACCTTCCACGCGCTCGGCTCGCGGGTGGCCGTGGAGCACCGTCGCCGCAACTACGACCTCGTCGTGACCCACGTGCCAGGGCCACAGTTCCCGCTCTACGCGGCCGGCGCGCGGATGGTGGAGACCTACCCGGTGCCCCCGCTGCTCCCCGGGCGTGCGCTGGCGATCGGCGTGACGTCGTACGACGGCCTGGTCAGCTACGGCATCACCGCGGACCGGGACGCCATCTGGGACATCGAGGTCCTGGGCCAGTGCATCACCGAGGCGCTGGAGGAGCTGGTCGACAGCGCCAGCGAGACCCGCCAGCGGGCGCCGCGGGGCAGGGCCCGGCCTGGAGCGAAGGAGAAGTCATGA
- a CDS encoding helix-turn-helix domain-containing protein — translation MNAPGGSPRFLQLSDVAEILNTSSAQVYALVRRKELPAIKIGGRGQWRVEASVLEEFIARMYDETSAFLDEHPFVESGRSDED, via the coding sequence ATGAACGCACCCGGAGGCTCACCCCGGTTCCTCCAGCTGTCGGACGTCGCCGAGATCCTCAACACCTCCAGCGCGCAGGTCTACGCCCTCGTGCGCCGCAAGGAGCTGCCGGCGATCAAGATCGGTGGCCGGGGCCAGTGGCGCGTGGAGGCGTCGGTGCTGGAGGAGTTCATCGCCCGGATGTACGACGAGACCTCCGCGTTCCTCGACGAGCACCCGTTCGTGGAGTCCGGACGCAGCGACGAGGACTGA
- a CDS encoding LysM peptidoglycan-binding domain-containing protein: MIHSREPWQVRVRALLLTLATLGVLAGCVQAVRRGAARSSEVGTLGFAELLVAACAGLVVLAVAWLCVLVLVATVPLLRHPTIRRTPSRTPGRVATLVAAACGLGLAITPATAQESRTDVGRTVSTVSVLHGLPLPSRPVADDRSRRHVVRPGDSLWSIAAGELGPSATPAEVDTRWRHIHAANVAAIGRDPDLIHPGTVVSFPSTPSRKGPS; this comes from the coding sequence ATGATCCACTCTCGGGAACCGTGGCAGGTGCGGGTCCGCGCCCTGCTCCTCACCCTCGCCACGCTCGGCGTCCTGGCGGGTTGCGTGCAGGCGGTACGCCGCGGCGCGGCACGGTCGAGCGAGGTCGGCACGCTCGGGTTCGCCGAGCTGTTGGTGGCCGCCTGTGCGGGCCTCGTGGTGCTGGCGGTCGCCTGGCTGTGCGTGCTGGTGCTGGTCGCCACCGTCCCGCTGCTACGGCACCCGACCATCCGGCGTACGCCGTCGCGGACCCCGGGACGCGTGGCGACCCTGGTCGCCGCCGCGTGCGGGCTCGGGCTCGCGATCACGCCGGCCACCGCGCAGGAGAGCCGTACCGACGTGGGCCGCACCGTCTCGACCGTCAGCGTCCTGCACGGTCTGCCGCTGCCGAGCCGTCCGGTCGCCGACGACCGGAGTCGTCGCCACGTGGTCCGGCCCGGAGACAGCCTCTGGTCGATCGCCGCCGGCGAGCTCGGCCCGAGCGCGACGCCTGCGGAGGTCGACACCCGCTGGCGACACATCCACGCCGCCAACGTCGCTGCGATCGGCCGCGACCCCGACCTCATCCACCCCGGCACCGTCGTGAGCTTCCCCTCCACCCCCTCCCGGAAAGGTCCGTCATGA
- a CDS encoding Rv3235 family protein has protein sequence MTPHVTRPPRPRTAALASVTRIDRPPVDADGRVAMASTQGALALDLAPLPLPLPETPELRLVAPTEDPARIQPWAARFAQAVVEVLSGDRSVTQLIRWTDEEVYAQLQRRADLLRRIGGVPTLRVRPQVRSVHVMCPHDQIAEVSVHVRHGQRSRCMAARLERFRGHWRCVALEIG, from the coding sequence ATGACCCCGCACGTCACCCGCCCGCCACGTCCGCGCACCGCCGCGCTCGCCAGCGTCACCCGGATCGACCGTCCACCCGTCGACGCCGACGGCCGGGTGGCGATGGCCTCGACCCAGGGCGCGCTCGCGCTCGACCTCGCGCCGCTGCCCCTACCGCTGCCCGAGACCCCGGAGCTGCGGCTGGTCGCACCGACCGAGGATCCTGCCCGCATCCAGCCGTGGGCGGCGCGGTTCGCCCAGGCGGTGGTGGAGGTCCTCAGCGGCGACCGGTCGGTGACCCAGCTGATCCGCTGGACCGACGAGGAGGTCTACGCGCAGCTGCAGCGACGTGCCGACCTGCTGCGCCGCATCGGCGGCGTGCCGACCTTGCGCGTGCGCCCGCAGGTGCGCAGCGTGCACGTGATGTGCCCGCACGACCAGATCGCCGAGGTCAGCGTCCACGTGCGCCACGGACAGCGCTCCCGGTGCATGGCTGCCCGGTTGGAGCGCTTCCGTGGGCACTGGCGCTGCGTGGCCCTCGAGATCGGGTGA
- the secA gene encoding preprotein translocase subunit SecA, giving the protein MPAIIDKILRIGEGKIQRQLEGIARAVNAIEDEFVDMSDEDLRNQTALFRERLADGETLDDLMIEAFAVVREAAKRVLGQRHYDVQIMGGAALHLGNIAEMKTGEGKTLVATLAAYLNALAGEGAHVVTVNDYLARYHAEWMGRVYGFLGMTTGKILSDMRPHERREAYNCDITYGTNNEFGFDYLRDNMASSLDECVQRGHFFAVVDEVDSILIDEARTPLIISGPTQDEVRWYGEFAKIARTLTKDVDYEVDEKKRTVSILEPGITKVEDHLGIENLYDSVNTPLISFLNNSIKAKELFRNDKEYVVMNGEVLIVDEHTGRMLAGRRYNEGLHQAIEAKEGVQIREEYQTLATVTLQNYFRLYKKLSGMTGTAMTEAAEFDKIYKLGVVPIRTNRPMARVDQPDLVYRTEMAKFNAVVEDIAERHQTGQPILVGTTSVQKSELLSTMLTKRNIPHTVLNAKHHDDEAKIVALAGHKGAVTVATNMAGRGTDIMLGGSVEFLADQELRKRGLDPLENADDYNAAWPEALERISAQVKAEHDEVKALGGLYVLGTERHESRRIDNQLRGRSGRQGDPGESRFYLSLEDDLMRLFKSDWVDRVLTTLKVPDDVPIEAKSVTRSIASAQSQVEAQNFDSRKNVLKYDDVMNRQREVIYAERRAVLEGADLQTQVRGMIDDVVAGYVQGATLDAVDEWDLDALWTALKTLYPVTLTIEKIEAEAGGRNAISRDQLIEDLKVDAQQAYDRREAEVGAEVMRELERRVLLSVLDRKWREHLYEMDYLREGIGLRAYSQRDPLVEYQREGFDMFAAMMEGIKEESVGFLFNLEVQVDHDHDHDHGDEEGVEHIEVDDAVDAPSFVAPGLTAPKQPTNLTYTAPSEDGEAEVQQAPAQAAADDPFAGVSRNAECPCGSGKKFKKCHGAPGGPTGLTARVN; this is encoded by the coding sequence GTGCCTGCCATCATCGACAAGATCCTCCGCATCGGCGAAGGCAAGATCCAGCGGCAGCTCGAGGGCATCGCCCGCGCGGTCAACGCCATCGAGGACGAGTTCGTCGACATGTCCGACGAGGACCTGCGCAACCAGACCGCGCTCTTCCGCGAGCGGCTCGCCGACGGCGAGACCCTCGACGACCTCATGATCGAGGCGTTCGCGGTCGTCCGCGAGGCGGCCAAGCGGGTGCTGGGGCAGCGGCACTACGACGTGCAGATCATGGGCGGCGCCGCGCTGCACCTCGGCAACATCGCCGAGATGAAGACCGGTGAGGGCAAGACGCTGGTCGCGACGCTGGCGGCGTACCTCAACGCGCTGGCCGGTGAGGGCGCCCACGTCGTCACGGTCAACGACTACCTCGCCCGCTACCACGCCGAGTGGATGGGCCGGGTCTACGGGTTCCTCGGCATGACCACCGGCAAGATCCTGTCGGACATGCGCCCCCACGAGCGGCGCGAGGCCTACAACTGTGACATCACCTACGGCACCAACAACGAGTTCGGCTTCGACTACCTGCGCGACAACATGGCCTCCTCGCTCGACGAGTGCGTCCAGCGCGGGCACTTCTTCGCCGTCGTCGACGAGGTCGACTCGATCCTCATCGACGAGGCGCGGACGCCGCTGATCATCTCCGGCCCGACGCAGGACGAGGTGCGCTGGTACGGCGAGTTCGCCAAGATCGCGCGCACGCTGACCAAGGACGTCGACTACGAGGTCGACGAGAAGAAGCGCACCGTCTCCATCCTCGAGCCCGGCATCACCAAGGTGGAGGACCACCTCGGCATCGAGAACCTCTACGACTCGGTCAACACCCCGCTGATCTCGTTCCTCAACAACTCGATCAAGGCCAAGGAGCTCTTCCGCAACGACAAGGAGTACGTCGTCATGAACGGCGAGGTCCTCATCGTCGACGAGCACACCGGGCGCATGCTGGCGGGCAGGCGCTACAACGAGGGTCTCCACCAGGCGATCGAGGCCAAGGAGGGCGTGCAGATCCGCGAGGAGTACCAGACCCTCGCCACCGTCACGCTGCAGAACTACTTCCGGCTCTACAAGAAGCTCTCCGGCATGACCGGTACGGCGATGACCGAGGCCGCGGAGTTCGACAAGATCTACAAGCTCGGCGTGGTGCCGATCCGCACCAACCGTCCGATGGCGCGCGTCGACCAGCCCGACCTCGTCTACCGCACCGAGATGGCGAAGTTCAACGCCGTCGTCGAGGACATCGCGGAGCGCCACCAGACCGGTCAGCCGATCCTCGTCGGCACGACGTCGGTCCAGAAGTCCGAGCTGCTCTCGACCATGCTGACGAAGCGCAACATCCCGCACACCGTCCTCAACGCCAAGCACCACGACGACGAGGCCAAGATCGTCGCCCTGGCCGGGCACAAGGGTGCGGTCACGGTCGCGACCAACATGGCCGGTCGCGGCACCGACATCATGCTCGGCGGATCGGTGGAGTTCCTCGCCGACCAGGAGCTGCGCAAGCGGGGTCTCGACCCGCTGGAGAACGCCGACGACTACAACGCCGCCTGGCCCGAGGCGCTCGAGCGGATCAGCGCGCAGGTGAAGGCCGAGCACGACGAGGTCAAGGCGCTGGGCGGTCTCTACGTGCTCGGCACCGAGCGCCACGAGTCGCGCCGCATCGACAACCAGCTGCGCGGTCGTTCGGGCCGGCAGGGTGACCCGGGGGAGTCGCGGTTCTACCTCTCCCTCGAGGACGACCTCATGCGGCTGTTCAAGTCCGACTGGGTGGACCGCGTCCTCACCACGCTCAAGGTGCCCGACGACGTGCCCATCGAGGCGAAGTCGGTGACGCGCTCGATCGCGTCGGCGCAGTCGCAGGTCGAGGCGCAGAACTTCGACTCCCGCAAGAACGTCCTCAAGTACGACGACGTGATGAACCGCCAGCGCGAGGTCATCTACGCCGAGCGGCGCGCGGTGCTCGAGGGTGCCGACCTGCAGACGCAGGTGCGCGGCATGATCGACGACGTCGTGGCGGGCTATGTGCAGGGCGCGACGCTCGACGCCGTGGACGAGTGGGACCTCGACGCACTCTGGACGGCGCTCAAGACGCTCTACCCGGTCACGCTGACCATCGAGAAGATCGAGGCCGAGGCCGGGGGCCGCAACGCGATCAGCCGCGACCAGCTGATCGAGGACCTCAAGGTCGACGCACAGCAGGCCTACGACCGGCGCGAGGCCGAGGTGGGCGCAGAGGTCATGCGCGAGCTCGAGCGGCGCGTCCTGCTCTCGGTGCTCGACCGCAAGTGGCGCGAGCACCTCTACGAGATGGACTACCTGCGCGAGGGCATCGGCCTGCGGGCGTACTCGCAGCGCGACCCGCTGGTGGAGTACCAGCGCGAGGGCTTCGACATGTTCGCCGCGATGATGGAGGGCATCAAGGAGGAGTCCGTCGGCTTCCTGTTCAACCTCGAGGTCCAGGTCGACCACGACCACGACCACGACCACGGGGACGAGGAGGGCGTGGAACACATCGAGGTCGACGACGCCGTCGACGCGCCGAGCTTCGTGGCCCCGGGCCTGACCGCGCCCAAGCAGCCGACCAACCTCACCTACACCGCTCCCAGCGAGGACGGCGAGGCGGAGGTGCAGCAGGCGCCGGCGCAGGCCGCGGCCGACGACCCGTTCGCGGGGGTCAGCCGCAACGCCGAGTGCCCCTGCGGCTCGGGCAAGAAGTTCAAGAAGTGCCACGGCGCGCCGGGCGGCCCCACTGGGCTGACCGCGCGGGTCAACTGA